The nucleotide sequence CTCGCGCAACGACGTGATCCTGATCTCCGGCATCGGCTGCGCGGCGCGCGCGCCGGTCTATGTGGATTTCAACACGCTGCACACGACGCACGGACGCGCGCTTTCATTCGCGACGGGGATCAAGCTGGTCAAGCCGCATTTGCACGTCATCGTGATCATGGGTGACGGCGACGCCCTCGCCATCGGCGGCAATCATTTCATCCACTCCTGCCGGCGCAACATCGATCTGACCGCAATCGTCTTCAATAACCGCATCTACGGGATGACCGGCGGGCAATGTTCTCCGACCACTCCGAAAGGCGATCGCGCTACCACCGCTCCATACGATAATTTCGATACCTCCTTCGACATCTGCAATCTGGCGGTCGGCGCCGGCGCGTCTTTTGTCGCGCGAGGCACGACCTATTACGCCAAGCAGACCGAGCGATTCATCAAGATGGCGCTCGCGCACAAGGGATTTTCCGTCGTCGAAGTCATCAGCCAGTGCCCGACCATTTACGGGAGGCTGAACAAGATGGGCGGGCCCGTTGAAATGCTCAAATGGCAGCGCGATAACGCGATTCCGCTCGAGAAAGTGCGCCAGCGTTGGTCCGACAGCACCGATCCGGCCGGCGATCTCGGAGGAAAAATACTCACCGGCATCTTCGTCAACCGCGAAACATCCGAATTCGTAAGCGAGTATTACGCGATGGTTGCCAGGCTGAACGGCAGCCGCAAGAATGGGGAGGCGAAGACGTGAAAAAGGAGTGCAGGCTCTGCGGGTTCGGCGGGCAGGGAATCATCCTCGCGGGCATCATTTTGGCCGAGACCGCCGCCATCCACGAAGGCAAACACGTCGTGCAGGTGCAGGATTATGGCCCGGCCGCGCGCGGGGACTCGAGCAAAACCGATGTCATCATCAGCACCGAACCTATCATCTACCCGAAATGCACGCGGCTCGATCTCCTGGTGGCTCTTTCGCAGAAAGGATTTGAAGAAAACGCCGGATCTGTGAGAAAGGGCGGCACGATCATTATCGACACCGACAACGTGCATCCCGCTAAGAGGGCGGGCATCATCCGCTTTCCGATGACCCGAATTGCGCGCGAGCAGGCGGGAACAGCAATCAGCGTCAATATGGTCGCACTCGGAATCATTACGGCGGTCACCGAGTTGGTGGAACTGCAAAACATCGAAAAAACTGTGCTTGACCGGGTGCCGCCGCACACGAAGGAGCAGAACCGGGCGGCTTTGATGGCCGGATATAACATTGCGCAGGAGCAGCGCAGAGCCAGGAAAAATGTCGGATGACGGAAAAATGAAGCGCCCGCCGCAGAATACGTATGAAGATGCGCGCAAGGTGGCGTGGGAAGTCCTGGAAAAGAAGGACCCTGCCGCAATAGCAGCGGATGGATTGCTCGAACATGATGGCGCGAGCGGACTGCTCTATATCCCTTTCCTGAGCGATCGCTATGCGGTGGATCTGTCTGCCCGAAAAGTGATGTTTGAGAATGGACTGGAAGTATATCCCTTCCTCTCCGTTCTGCTCCTGCATTACCTCATGGGAGTCAATGAACGCCCGCTGGCCGGCGAGTGGATCACGTTTCGTCAATTTGAGGGTGGCGATGCCTATTTCGGTTCATTCACCGATCGGACCCTCGTGCCGCTGAAGAATGCTTTTGGACAAAAGCCGGACCTGCTCGAACAGGCGGCCCGGCCGCTCGGCGCGGAGAGGTTGGATTTCGGCGACGTCGGCTTGCGCGTGCCCGTCTTCCCGAAACTGCCGCTTGCGGTTGTCTTGTGGACGGCGGACTCAGAGTTTCCACCCGAGGTGAATGTACTTTTTGATAAGACCGCAAATACGATCCTGCGAACGGAAGATCTTGCCATTTGCGGCGCCCTCACCGTGAGCAAACTGCGCAAGAACGCGGAAAAGCTCCTGAAAACGCCATAGCTTTCCGCGAAAGATCAACAACAACTGAAATGATGGAGAACTCAGATGACGCACGAACAAGTCCAGAAATTCGGACAGTCTTCCGGAAAAGAAACGATCGAGAACAAAACACTTGAAGCTGAACTGCGGGCCCGCGCAAAAGACAATCGAATCACCTGCCCCCAGATGTTCGCTATCGCTGAAAAACTGGGACTTCCCAAAAAAGAAGTCGGCGATGCGGCCACTCAATTGAAAATCAAAATATCAAATTGCCAGCTCGGCTGCTTCTGAAGAGATTCACCGCGCACGGATAAGAAGTTTGTCCTTGGCGGCCCGGGGTCTTTACAGCGCGGCAAGGCCTCGATCAGAGCAAAAGAGCATGGATCACGAATGGTTCGAATCTCGGCTGAATCACATGAATCAAAACATTCCCGATGCATTCGCTGACTAGCCAGGCGCCTCGCGTAGGAAGTCCCGCGTTTCGCAAGATTCTTTTTGAGCCCGTCGAAGGATCATTCCCGCGAAACTTGTTCTGAACTTATCGAAGAAGGGGGAATCCAGCTTCTGACAATGAGTT is from Candidatus Abyssobacteria bacterium SURF_5 and encodes:
- a CDS encoding 2-oxoacid:ferredoxin oxidoreductase subunit beta, with translation MSVIHEYIRSTKKFPHLWCPGCGYGVGLSALVRAIDSLGYSRNDVILISGIGCAARAPVYVDFNTLHTTHGRALSFATGIKLVKPHLHVIVIMGDGDALAIGGNHFIHSCRRNIDLTAIVFNNRIYGMTGGQCSPTTPKGDRATTAPYDNFDTSFDICNLAVGAGASFVARGTTYYAKQTERFIKMALAHKGFSVVEVISQCPTIYGRLNKMGGPVEMLKWQRDNAIPLEKVRQRWSDSTDPAGDLGGKILTGIFVNRETSEFVSEYYAMVARLNGSRKNGEAKT
- a CDS encoding 2-oxoacid:ferredoxin oxidoreductase subunit gamma, with the protein product MRIRKRVLRDGCQAERQPQEWGGEDVKKECRLCGFGGQGIILAGIILAETAAIHEGKHVVQVQDYGPAARGDSSKTDVIISTEPIIYPKCTRLDLLVALSQKGFEENAGSVRKGGTIIIDTDNVHPAKRAGIIRFPMTRIAREQAGTAISVNMVALGIITAVTELVELQNIEKTVLDRVPPHTKEQNRAALMAGYNIAQEQRRARKNVG
- a CDS encoding DUF3786 domain-containing protein, whose product is MSDDGKMKRPPQNTYEDARKVAWEVLEKKDPAAIAADGLLEHDGASGLLYIPFLSDRYAVDLSARKVMFENGLEVYPFLSVLLLHYLMGVNERPLAGEWITFRQFEGGDAYFGSFTDRTLVPLKNAFGQKPDLLEQAARPLGAERLDFGDVGLRVPVFPKLPLAVVLWTADSEFPPEVNVLFDKTANTILRTEDLAICGALTVSKLRKNAEKLLKTP